In Paenacidovorax monticola, the genomic window GAGCGCGACCCGCCGATCCGCGAGCGCCGCGCCATCCCCACGGCCTGGATCGAGCTGGTCATTCGCGAGGGCCGCAACCGCCAGGTGCGCCGCATGACGGCGGCCGTGGGTCACCCCACGCTGCGGCTGGTGCGCGCGGCCATTGGCCCCTATTCGCTCGACGGGCTGCTGCCCGGCTCCTGGGCGGCACTGGCATAGGCCGAATCGGCCCGGGGCTTGGCAACGCCTCGGGGCACCACGCGCAAGTTATGCCCACCCGCTGTGGGCTGCCCTGTGGAGAACTCCGAGGACAACTCCGCAAACCCGCGCCAGCCCTGCGTTTGCACGCATTGCCCATTCATTGGGCAGAGGCCGCGATGGCGTAGCTTTTTTGCCCCCGGCTGGCCGTGCCGCGCGTATAGTGGGCGCCCGCCCGGCACCGGGCTTGTTGTTTTTCTGGGCCCGCTCCACTTGTCTGTCTCCGCCTTGCTCTGTCTCGTCGTCGCAATCGCCGATGGCGACACCCTCACCGCGCGCTGTGGCGCCCCCGGCGCCTACCGCCAGCTCAAAGTCCGCATCGCCGCCATCGACGCCCCGGAACGGCGCCAGGCCTTCGGAGAGCGTTCTCGCCAGCACCTGGCGTCGCTGTGCTTCCGCCAGCGCGCCAGCATCCAGCCGCTCAACAAGGACGCCTATGGCCGCACCGTGGCCCATGTACGCTGCCGCAACACCGACGTGAATGCGGCCCAGGTGCGCGCGGGCATGGCCTGGGTCTACACCTCCTACGCGCACGACTACCCCCAGCTCGCGCCACTGGAGCGCCAGGCCCGCGTCCAGGGCCGGGGACTGTGGTCGCAGCGCCACCCCCAGCCGCCCTGGGAGTACCGGCACCGCCACGTGCAAGGGCGATAGGGCAAGGGCGGCAGGGCCCGTCAACAGGTCCTATATCGGCAACCAGCGCCACCAGAACGGCGGCCGCTTCTGCGGCCCGGCGCTGCGCTCCAGCAGAGCCACGAACTCCGCGCGCCCATGGCGGCGGGCGGCCTGCAGCGGCGTGAGGTCGTCGAATTCAGAGCGCAGCCCCGGGTCCGCCCCGTGGGCCAGCAGGTAGCGGGCCACGTCATCGTGCCCCTGGACCAGGCTCGCCACCAGGGGCGTGCAGAGGATCTCGGGGTGCTGGTAGTTCGGATTCACCCCGGCCTCGATGTGGTAGCGCACCAGCGCCAGATCGCCAGCCACGGCGGCGGCATACATGTCTTTCCAGTCGCCAGCGGACACGGGCCTCTCCTTTCTGCACGGGCATGTCACCCCGTGCACTATGCCAGCCCCGGGGCGCGGCGGCCATCGGGGCAGCGCCGCAGCGCGCCGCCCTGGAACCCGGTAGCATCGAAGCCCGCGCAGCGTCCGCGCCGCGCACCATCGTTCCCTCATCCCACAGCCTTGGCTTCCCGCCCTTCACCGGGGGCGCTGTCTTCGTGTCCGCTTCCATCGCACCCACCGGCCGCTCCGGTTTCATTCCCTTCCTGGCCGCGCGCCTGGCCGCCGTGTTCGCCATGCAGATGCAGGCCGTGGTGGTGGCCTGGCAGGTGTACGACCTCACGCGCGACCCGCTGTCGCTGGCCTATGTGGGGCTGGCGCAGTTCGTACCCATGCTGTGCCTGCTCATGCCCGCAGGCGACCTGAGCGACCGCTACAGCCGCAAGCACATCCTGGCCGCAAGCTGGGTGGTCGAGGGCCTGTGCTCGGCCCTGCTGCTATGGCTGGCCGTGGCGGGCGTGCACGACGTGCGCTGGATCTATGCCGTGCTGGTGCTGTTCGGCTGCGGCCGTGCCTTCACGGGGCCCGCGCTGCAGAGCCTGCTGCCGCAGATCGTGCCGCGCGAAGAGCTGGCGCGCGCGCTGGCCGCCAACAGCATGCTCATGCGCACCGCGTCCATCGTGGGCCCCGTGCTGGGCGGTGCGCTGTACGCGCTGGGCGGCGGCACGCTGACCTACGCGGCATGCCTGGCGGGCTTCGCGCTCGGCGCCGTGCTGCTGCTGCGCGTGCCCGTGCGCTACGCCGCGCCGCGCCAGGCGCTCACGGGCACGATGTGGCGGCGCTTCGGCGACGGCATCGCCTTCATCCGTACGCGGCCCATCATCCTGGGCACGATCTCGCTGGACCTGTTCGCCGTGCTGCTGGGCGGCGTGGTGGCGCTGCTGCCCATCTACGCGCAGGAGGTGCTCCAGGTCGGCCCCGAGGGCCTGGGCCTGCTGCGCGGTGCCATGGCCGTGGGCGAGGTCGGCATGGGCGCCTGGCTCAGCGCACGGCCGTTCGACCGGCACGTGGGCAAAGTGATGTTCGGCGCGGTGGCGCTGTTCGGCCTGGCCAATCTCGTGTTCGCACTCTCCACCTGGTTCTGGCTGTCGTTCGCGGCCCTGGTGGTGGCGGGTGCCTCCGACATGGTGAGCGTGTACATCCGCTCGTCGCTCGTCCAGTTCTCCACGCCCGACACCATGCGCGGTCGCGTGAGCGCGGTGAACATGCTGTTCATCGGCTCGTCCAACGAGCTGGGCGAGTTTCGCGCGGGCAGCAGCGCGGCCTGGCTGGGCGCCGTTCCGGCCGCCGTGGTGGGCAGCCTGTGCACCCTGGCCGTGGTGGGCGGCTGGATGGCGCTGTTCAAGCCGCTGCGCACGGTGAACCGCTTCGAGGAGGCTGCTCCACCCTCGGCGGCCAGCGCGGGCTAGAACGAACTGCCGGGCTCGCGCAGAAAGGCCTCTTCCTCGGGCGTGGAGGGCCGCCCCAGCGCGGCGTTGCGGTGCGGATAGCGGCCGAAGCGCTCCACGATGGCCTGGTGCGCCTGGGCAAAGCGCAGGTTGTCGGGCCGCCCCAGCGCCGCGAACATTGCCATCGACTGCGCCTGCACCTTGCGCGACTCGCTGTGCATGTAGGGCAGATAGAGAAACGCGCGCTCGGTGGGCGTGAGCTGTCCGTCCAGCCCCTGGCGTACGGCCTCCTGCGCGAGCACCAGCGCCACGGCGTCCTGTGCGAAGGCCTGCGCCTGCCCCCGGAACAGATTGCGCGAGAACTGGTCGAGCACGATGATCTCGGCCAGGCGCCCCCTGGCCGTGGCGCGCCACTCCCAGCACTCGCCCAGCGCGGCAGCCTGGTGGCAGGAGAGGTAGCGCTCGCGGATCTTCGCGTCGAAAGCGTCGTCCTTGGCAAACCACTGTGCGGGCGTGCTCTCGGTGAACCAGAAGTGCAGGATGTCGTCGGCGTTCATGGCTTGGCGGTGTGGGGTGTGATGTGCTGCAATGCAGCCCCGCACTGTGCCAGACTCTGCAAAGGTCCGTGAGGATTCCGGCCTCTGCTGCATCACGTGCCAGGCCACCCAGGCCTGGCCGTTCACACCACGCGGCCTTGCGCGGTGCCTGAAGTCTTCTCGTAGTGGTCGCGCAGAATCACGCCCGCGTAATACACATGCTCGCGCATGAGCTGCTCGGCACGCGAGCAATCGCGGTCGAGGACGGCCTGGAGAATCCGGTGGTGGTCGTCGTGCGAGCGCACGATGATGCGGTGGTCATGCCACAGCATGATCCGGTCGGAGGAAAAGGCAAGCGCCTGCGCCTGGATCGCGAAACGCTCGGCCACTGAATTCTGCGCGCTCTGGATCAAGGTGTTGTGGAAGGTGACGTTCATCTGCCGGTACGGCTCCAGGTCCGACTCCAGCAGCGTGCCCTTCGCCAGGATCCGGTCACCCAGTTCCAGGCATTCCTGCAGCTGCTGCCGGGCATGCGCCTGCAACCCGATCATGGCCGCATGGCGGCAGACCAGCCCCTCGAGGACGGCACGCACCTCGTAGGTCGGCATGATTTCCTGGGCCGAGAACGTCCGCACCAGATAGCCGCGCTTGGGCTGGTGCTCGATCAGCCCCTCATTGGACAGCGTTGCCAACGCCGCCCGCACGGGCGTGCGGGATACCTGCAGGCGTTCTGCAAGGGGGATCTCCTCGATGCGGCGGCCCTGCTCAAGCTCCCCCGACAAGATCCAGTTGCGCAGCGTGTCCGTTACTTTTTGGGCCAGGGTATCCATCCATCAAGTATACATAAAAGACCAAAATATCTAGAAATCAGGGTAAACCCGTGCATTTTTGCTCTTTCATGTATACATAATGCGCACCTCTGAATTAACTATTGATGCAGGTCATGGTGCGTATCGCAGTGGTAACGGGTGGTGGTCAAGGGATCGGTGCAGAGGTCTGCGCCCAACTGGCGGCGAATGGACTCCAGGTGGTGGTGACCGATGTCAACGCCGACAAGGCACGGGACGTGGCCACGGCGCTCGGAGCACCGCACCATAGCCGCCACCTCGACGTGTGCGACGAAGCCCAGGTCAAACAGGTGTTTGCCGACGTGGAGCACAACGTCGGTCCGGTTTCGGTACTCGTGTGTGTTGCCGGGCTCCTGATCCATGACCATGGCGAGCGCATCCCCTTCCACGCAATGACGACCGACAACTGGGAGAAGACATTCGCCGTGAACGCACGCGGCGTGTTCTTCTGTGGCCGCGAGCTGCTGGCGCTGCGGCAGGACGGCAAAGCCCGGCACGGGCGCATCGTCACCTTCGGCTCCGTGGCGGCGCAGTTGGGCGGCTACCGCTCCAGCTCCAGCTACATCGCGGCCAAGGCCGCTGTGATGAGCCTGACCAAGGCCATGGCCCGCGAGTCGGCCCACCTGGGCTTCACCGTCAACTCGGTCGCCCCGGGCCTCATCGACACCGACATGCTGCGCTCCACGGTCCAGAGCAGCGGCGCCCTCTCGGCCGCGGCCGCCAACATCCCGCTGGGCCGCATCGGCACCGTGCAGGACGTGGCGGGCGCCGTGAAGTACCTCGTATCCGAAGAGGCCGGCTACATCACCGGCTCGGTGATCGATGTGAACGGCGGATACCGCATGCAGTGACCCCACCATTACTACGAAGGAGACAAACGATGCAGAACCAGCGAATCGCCAAGGCCGTGTGCGCCCTGATCATGGGCGCGAGTTCCGTGGCCTGGGCCCAGAGCGAGCCCGGCATTACCAAGGACACGATCAAGATCGGCATCTTCTCGCCGCTGTCCGGCGCCGCCATGGCCTATGGCTTCGACGTGATCAACGCCGCGAAGATGTGGTACGCCAAGGTGAACAAGGAAGGCGGCATCCACGGCCGCAAGATCGAGCTGGTGGTCGAAGACGACCGCTGCAACGCCAACGACCTGCTGGCCGCGGTGAAGAAGCTCACCGAGCAGGACAAGGTGTTCATGCTCAACGGCGGCTCCTGCTCCGCCGCCGTCGTGGGTGCACGCGAGTACATCGAGCGCTCGCAGATCCCCTACGTCACGCTGAACGCCTCCGCGGACGGCGCGCTGTACCCGCCCTCGAAGTACATCTACGGCGCCTTCTCGATCACGCAGCGCACGCTGGGCGGCTCGTCCGTGCAGTTCGCCCACGAACACCTCAAGGCCAAGAAGATCGCCTTCATCAACCACGACGACGCCTACGGCGGCTGGAACCTCGAAGGCGCGAAGGCGCAGCTGTCCGTGATGAACGGCGCCTCGCTGGAAGTGCAGTCGGTGAACCCCAACATCACCGACGTGACGGCCCCCATGATGAAGCTGCGCGCCGCCAATCCGGATGCCCTGGTCATCACCACCTATGCACGCCCCGCCAGCCTCATCATCAAGCGCGCGCATGAACTGGGCTTCAACAAGCCCATCATCATCACCGTCACGGCCACGGCCGACCTGAAGTCGCTGGTCGACAACGTGGGCAATCGCGATGCCTTCAAGAACGTCTACGTGCAGGATGTGCTGGCCGACTTCCCGGGCAGTCCCAAGCTCAAGTGGGTATACGACATGTACAAGGAGCACTACCCCGAACTGGCCGCCAAGCCCGGCCACCCCCAGAACTACATGCCCTATGGCCTGGCCCCCGCCATGACCGTGGTCAACGCGCTCAAGGCCGCGGGCCCCGAACCCACGCGCGAGAAGGTGCTGGCGGCCATGTCGACCATGAAGTTCGACTCTGGCGTGCTGGCTACCCCCGTGGAGTTCACGCCCACGGACCACGCCGCCCAGAAGGCCGCGATCTATCTGAAGTTTGATGGGCAGACACAGACCATGATCCCCGGCAACTTCAAGGCGGTCTGGACCTACAAGCCGTAAGCCTCCTGCTGCACCAGCACTTCCCTCGAGGGAAGTGCTGGGGTAGCACGTCATTCGTACCGGTGGACTATGAGTATTTCCGACATCTGGATGTTCCTGCAGCAGGGTGTGCTGTCAGGGCTGGTGACAGGCAGCGTCTATGCCCTGTTGGCCATTGCCATCGTGATTGTCTTCAAGACGACCGATGTGCCTAACTTCTCGCAAGGCGAGATCTTCATGTTCGGCGGCTATGTGGCCTTGTTCCTGCTCGCCGTATGGAACTGGGCGTACTGGCCCGCGGCGGTCACCGCCGTCGTGGTTACCGCCTTCGTTGCCGGCCTCTTCCAGCGCGTGGTCATGCAGAAAGTCGTCGACAGCAAGGGCGTCGGCGTGCAGATGGTCATTGCCACACTGGGCTTCGCCTATCTGCTCAAGGGCATCGTGCGCAAGACGGGCCTGGGCGACACGCCCCGTTCGCTGCCTTCCGTCGTGCCGCAGGACACCGTGCTGATTGGCCAGGCCGCGCTGACCACGCTCGATCTCGCGATCTTCGCCACCGCGCTGGTTGCCATGGCACTGCTCTGGTGGATGTTCACCAAGACACGGACCGGCAAGGCCATGCGCGCCGTGGGCATGAACCCGCGAGGTGCCCAGATCGTTGGCGTGAACCTGTCCAAGATCCGCATGCAGATCTGGTGCCTGACGGGCGTGCTGTCGGCCATCTCCGCCCTGCTGATCACGCCCAAGATCCTGATCACCCCCGACATCGGCCACATCGCCATCGTGGCCTACGCGGCAGCCATCGTGGGAGGCTTCACCAGCCTGCCCGGCGCCGTGCTCGGCGGCTTCATCATCGGCATCCTCGAAAACCTGGTGGGCCTCTTCATCTCCTCCAATGCCATCGTCGTGACCCCCTTCCTCGCCATCATGGTGGTCCTGCTGTTCCGGCCGCAAGGTCTTCTGGGTGGCAAGCCACAGACGAAGAAGGTGTAGGAGCGCAGCCATGTTGAACACAAGAAAGCTGGATTTCGGCCTGCTGGCCATCTTGCTCGCGGCACTGCTCGTGCTGCCTTTCACGGCCAGCGGCTATGTGCTGTACCTGGCCAACTTGCTGATGGTCTTCGTCGTACTGGCGCTGGGCATGCATCTGGTGATCGGCGAGACGGGCCAGTTCGCGCTCTCGCACGCCGCCTTCTTCGGCATCGGCATCTACACGGCCGGACTCATCAACAACACCTGGGCTCCGCCCTTCCCCGTCTCCATCGTGGCTGCAGCCTGCCTGGCCGGCTTCGTGGGCTACTTCATCGGTCTCCTGGCGCTGCGCGTGCGCGACATCTACCTGGCGTTGTGCACCTTTGCGTTCGGCGAGGCCATGCAATGGCTTTTCCTGAGCTGGACAGCCGTGACCAATGGCTCCAACGGCATGCAGATGAAGCCGGCCACCCTGTTCGGCATCACGCTGATGTCGGACAAGGACGCTTACCCCTTCGTGGTGGTGATCGCCGCCGTCCTGCTGGCACTCACCGTGGCACTGTCGCGTTCGCGCCTGGGCCATGCCTTTCGCGCCACGCGTGAAAGCGATGTGGCGGCCGTGGCCATGGGCATCAACACCAGGGCCATCAAGGTCTCGGCCTTCGTGCTGTCCGCGGTCTTCGCGGGCGTGGCGGGCGGCATGTACACGCTGTTCGTGTCCTTCATCCACCCTGAAAGCCTGGGCTTTCAGACCACCATCCTGGTGCTGACCATGGTCGTCGTCGGCGGCATGGGATCGGTGCGCGGAGCGATCGTGGGCGCCATCATTTTCGGGCTGCTGTCCGAGCTGATGCGCCAGGTGCCTTCGTACCAGGAAATCATCTACGGCTTGGTTCTGATGGGCTTCATGATGTTCCTGCCCAAGGGTTTGGCCTCGTTGTTCAACGCCAGACGCTAAGTGAGGGAATCGCCATGACAGACAAGAACGTGATGCTGGACGTGCACAACATCAGCGTGGAGTTTGGCGGACTCAAGGCCGTCAGCGACTTCTCCATGCAGGTGCGCCAAGGCTCCATCCACGCCCTCATCGGCCCCAACGGAGCGGGCAAGTCCACGGTGTTCAACTGCATCTCGCGCTTCTACACGCCCAACCAGGGCAGCGTGAAGTTCCTCGGCGAGGAGTTGCTGGCGCTGAACGCTTCCGAGATGGCCTCGCGTGGCATTGCGCGCAGCTTCCAGAATCTCGAGCTGTTCGCCGAGCTCTCCGCGCTCGACAACGTGCTGCTGGGCACCCACGCACAGCACCAGGGTACCGCCATCGGCCCGCTGGCGCGCCTCAAGCGCCTGCTGTCGCCCCCCGACAAGGCGGCCACGGCGTTCGCCGAGAGCCTGCTTGAGCGCGTGGGCCTGGCCGACCAGCGCCACGTGCTCGCCAAGGACATGAACTTCGGCCACCAGAAACTGCTCGAGCTGGCGCGCGCCATGGCCATCCGGCCCAGGCTGCTGCTGCTCGACGAGCCTGCGGCCGGCCTGCGCAACCGCGAGATCGAGAGCCTGGACCGCATCCTCAAGGAAATGGTCAGCCGCGATGGCATGACCGTGCTGCTCGTGGAGCATGTGATGCAGCTCGTGATGTCGATTTCCGATGACATCACCGTGCTGGCATTCGGCAAGAAGATCGCAGAAGGCGCCCCCAAGGACATCGCCACCAATCCGCTCGTCATCGAGGCCTACCTGGGCACCGATGCCGTCGCGCAGGCCAAGGGAGCACAGTGAACATGCAGGAAACCATTCTGGCGTTGAACGCCGTCAGTGCCGCCTACGGCTCGATCCAGGCGCTGTCGAACATCTCGCTCAAGGTGCCCAAGGGCGCCATCGTGGCATTGCTGGGCAGCAACGGAGCAGGCAAGACAACGACGCTCAACGTGATCTCGCGCCTCGTCAGGCAGACCTCGGGCACCATCACCTACCAAGGCACCGACACGGCACGGCTGAGCTCCGACGAGCTGGTACGCACGGGGCTCGTGCAGGTCCCCGAGGGCCGACAGGTATTTCGCGACATGACGGTGCTTGAGAACCTTGAGCTCGGCGCCTACCTGCGCCGCGACCGCTCCCACATCGGCCGTGATCTGGAGCGTGTCTTCCACATCTTTCCGCGCCTGCAGGAGCGAAACCGCCAGCTTGCGTCCACCCTGTCGGGCGGCGAGCAGCAGATGCTCGCGATCGGCCGCGCCATCATGTCGCAGCCCTCGGTGATGCTGTTCGACGAGCCCTCCATGGGTCTGTCCCCGCTGCTGGTGCAGCACATGTTCAGGGTGATCCAGGAACTCAACCGCGACCACGGCATGACCATCCTCCTGGTCGAACAGAACGTGAAGCTGGCGCTGGGCATTTCGTCGTACGCCTACATCCTGGAGAACGGCGAAATCTCCCTCGAAGGCCCGGCATCCGACCTTGCGGAAGACGAAGCCGTGCGCAAGGCCTACCTGGGCATCTGACTCCCTCCAAGGGCGCGCAGAAACGCGCGCCCCTGACATTCCCGAAGGCATTTTTCCTATGAACACGCCCCAGACACGGTATGCGCTGGTCACCGGCGGCGCCAGCGGCATGGGCCTGGCCATCGTGGAGCGGCTGGCCCAGGACGGCCAGCACGTCTTCCTCGTCGACCGCGATGCCGCAGCCGCCGAGCGCGAAACCCAGCGCCTTCGTGCCCAGGGCCTTGCCGTGGAAGCCCGTGTGCTGGACCTGATGGACGAAGCGGCCACGCGCCAGCTGATCCAGGCCCTGCCCCCGCTGCACGTTCTCGTGAACAACGCCGGCATTTTCGACGAACGCAAGTTCTTCGACGTGACTTCGGCCGATTTCCAGCGCATGTACGCCGTCAACCTGCTGGCCGTGGCCACGCTCACGCAGGAGTGCACCCGCAAGATGGCGCCTGGGGGGCGCGTGGTGAACATCGCGTCGCGGGCTTACCTGGGCGCAAGGAACCATCCTCACTACGTGGCCTCGAAAGCCGCGCTGGTGGGTTACACCCGGGCCTGCGCCATGGAACTGGCGGGACAGGAGATCCTGGTCAACGCCATCGCTCCCGGCCTGATCGACACACCACTCCTGCAGGCACTGACGCCCGAGCGGCGTGCGGCGCAGCTCGCGCTCCAGCCGTCCGGACGCGCCGGCACACCCCAAGAGATTGCCGAGGCTGCCGCCTTCCTGGCATCGCCGCGGATGGGCTTCATCACCGGCCAAGTGCTGTTCGTGGACGGGGGCAAGTCCCTCGGCGGCAGCAACGCATGAACGCGAGGATCACACCATGGATACCCCCACACACCCCTCCCCTCCCCCCCGGAAGTCGACGTGATCGTGGTCGGCAGCGGCGCGGCCGCCATGTCGGCCGCCATCACGGCACACCTCGAAGGCCTGTCCGTGCTGATGCTGGAAAAGACAGCACATATCGGCGGCTCCACCGCCATCTCGGGCGGCGCAATCTGGATTCCGTTCAACGACCAGACAGAGAAAGTGGGCCACCCCGACAGCGAGGCCAAGGTCTGGGAGTACCTGCACAACGTGCTCGGCGAGATCCCGAACCGCTCTCAGATGCAGGCCTACCTGGACCGTGGCGCCCAGGCACTGCGCTATCTGGAGCAACACGATGCCCTCCGGCTCCTCGGCCGCGTCTACTCGCCCGACTACTACCCCGACCGCAGCGGTGCTTCCATGGGGGGGCGCGCGCTCGACCCGGCCGAATTCGACGCCCGCGAGCTGGGAGGCAAGTTCCGTGAACTGCGCAACCCATTGCCCGAGTTCACGGTGCTCGGCGGCATGATGATCACGCTCACCGACGCCAGGCACCTGCTGCGCGTCACCAGATCCTTCGCGTCGTGGAAGCACGGCATGAAGCTGGTGCTGCGCTACTTCAAGGACCGCCTGCAGGGCTACCACCGCGGCACGCGCACGCTCCTGGGCAACGCCCTGGCGGCGCGCCTGTTTGCGCGCATGGTGTCGCTCGGCATCCCCTACCGCCTCCATGCGGAAGTGACTGCACTGCTGCGCGCAGACCCGCAGGCGCCCGAACGGGTGACGGGCGTGGAAGTGCAGACACCGGCGGGCACCGAGCAGCTCTCGGCCCGCAAGGGCGTGCTGCTGGCCACGGGCGGCTTTCCCTGGGACGCCGAGATGCGGCAGGCGCACTACCCCTCCCCCACAGGGCCTTATTCGATGTCGCCCACGGGAAACACGGGCGACGGCATCCGCATGGGCCGCGAGGTCGGCGGCGTGCTCGGTACCGGCAACAGCAGCCCGGCCTTCTGGGCCCCCGTGTCGGTGCTGCAGCGCGCCGACGGCACGGCGTTGCGCTACCCCCACCTGGTGTGGGACCGCGCCAAGCCGGGGCTGATCGCCGTCAATTCGGCCGGCAAGCGTTTCGTGAACGAATCCACCTCGTACCACGAGTTCGTGATCGGCATGTACCGCTCACACGAGCAGGTTGCCACCATCCCTGCGTATCTGCTCTGCGACAGCGATTTCATCGAGACCTGGGGCCTGGGCCTGGCATTGCCGGGCGGCCGCCCCCGCCAGCACCTGGAGCACGCCGGCTACCTGGTCAAGGCGCCAACCCTCGACGCGCTCGCCGGCCAGCTCGGCATGGACGGCAATGTGCTCAAAGAAACCGTCGCACGGTACAACCTGCATGCGGCCCAGGGGCAAGACCCCGAATTCGGCAAGGGCAGCACGGCTTACAACCAGTATCTGGGCGACCCGGACCACCAGCCCAACGCATGCCTTGCACCGCTGCAGAAAGGGCCGTTCTATGCCGTCAGGGTCTACCCCGGCGACATTGGCACGGCGCTGGGCCTGCAGGCTGATGCGCATGCCCGCGCGCTCAACGCGCAGGGCACGCCCATTCCTGGCCTGTACGTGGCCGGCAATGACCAGAACTCCGTCATGGGCGGCGCCTACCCAGGCCCCGGCATCACACTCGGCCCGGCGCTGACGTTTGGCTGGATTGCCGCCATGCACATGGCCCACCCCGAAGCGGCGCACTGAAGCGCCACGCCCCACCACCGAACCGGAGATCCGCATGAAAATCTACTTTTCCCCCGCCTCACCCTACGTGCGCAAATGCCTCGTGGTCGCCCATGAGCTGGGCCTGGCCGGGCAGATCGAGAAGCTGCCCAGCAACGCCCACCCGGTCAACCGCGACCGCACCATCATCGCTGACAACCCCCTGGGACAAGTGCCCACC contains:
- a CDS encoding SDR family NAD(P)-dependent oxidoreductase gives rise to the protein MNTPQTRYALVTGGASGMGLAIVERLAQDGQHVFLVDRDAAAAERETQRLRAQGLAVEARVLDLMDEAATRQLIQALPPLHVLVNNAGIFDERKFFDVTSADFQRMYAVNLLAVATLTQECTRKMAPGGRVVNIASRAYLGARNHPHYVASKAALVGYTRACAMELAGQEILVNAIAPGLIDTPLLQALTPERRAAQLALQPSGRAGTPQEIAEAAAFLASPRMGFITGQVLFVDGGKSLGGSNA
- a CDS encoding FAD-dependent oxidoreductase, encoding MIVVGSGAAAMSAAITAHLEGLSVLMLEKTAHIGGSTAISGGAIWIPFNDQTEKVGHPDSEAKVWEYLHNVLGEIPNRSQMQAYLDRGAQALRYLEQHDALRLLGRVYSPDYYPDRSGASMGGRALDPAEFDARELGGKFRELRNPLPEFTVLGGMMITLTDARHLLRVTRSFASWKHGMKLVLRYFKDRLQGYHRGTRTLLGNALAARLFARMVSLGIPYRLHAEVTALLRADPQAPERVTGVEVQTPAGTEQLSARKGVLLATGGFPWDAEMRQAHYPSPTGPYSMSPTGNTGDGIRMGREVGGVLGTGNSSPAFWAPVSVLQRADGTALRYPHLVWDRAKPGLIAVNSAGKRFVNESTSYHEFVIGMYRSHEQVATIPAYLLCDSDFIETWGLGLALPGGRPRQHLEHAGYLVKAPTLDALAGQLGMDGNVLKETVARYNLHAAQGQDPEFGKGSTAYNQYLGDPDHQPNACLAPLQKGPFYAVRVYPGDIGTALGLQADAHARALNAQGTPIPGLYVAGNDQNSVMGGAYPGPGITLGPALTFGWIAAMHMAHPEAAH